One part of the Salmo salar chromosome ssa10, Ssal_v3.1, whole genome shotgun sequence genome encodes these proteins:
- the LOC106560270 gene encoding mast/stem cell growth factor receptor Kit isoform X3, whose translation MEYHWVLFSILLQLSIQTGSARPTITPRGLHLVIPLNIPFSLLCQGDQVVQWQREDRPKLRGEERTNGASVLKIPRAQPGHMGRYICLEERTGEQSSIYVYVKDPDNVFRKTIVFSILTRAGDSASIPCLATDPRVVNLRLEPCHGGALPNGLHYAASLERGMVIDDTKKAFEGCYICTGRLGGALVKSQNYDLTVRPVPDVPPVIELRGPKRVVLTRGQNLTLTCSTTNVNGDIKLKWAAPPGTQPAVENGSRILTEPITHVRSATLQVNSVGTQDSGRYRCEGQNEKGISSESIWLDVYDRGFINLAPSDNSSVRVRAGESLSLHLDMEAYPKPHTFSWSFSGQQLRNTSDHVITKQNHQYRYNSELRLVRLKMSESGVYTFYASNGDATINQSFTVYVISKPEIVSHDGPVDGQVRCVAEGYPAPQITWYYCEQPYMRCSNQMNATQEEQDIVTVTLLSPSFGKTEVESRLNITTGRFHTLECVATVEGEQDFTLFSISERTVPHELFTPLLIGIVSATALLILILIVLFYKYLQKPKYQIQWKVIEGIHGNNYVYIDPTQLPYDHEWEFPRDKLRFGKTLGSGAFGKVVEATAYGMSKADTVMTVAVKMLKPSAHATEKEALMSELKVLSYLGNHMNIVNLLGACTVGGPTLVITEYCCFGDLLNFLRRKRETFFCDTLGEDCYYRNVMLQRETAPAGSDGDSRNGYMEMRPSVTGVLPNGFSSEKRISIRKPGGSSSEPDVVSEMLHEDSLSLDTEDLLSFSYQVAKGMDFLASKNCIHRDLAARNILLTQGRVAKICDFGLARDITTDSNYVVKGNARLPVKWMSPESIFECVYTFESDVWSYGILLWEIFSLGSSPYPGMLVDSKFYKMIKEGYRMDAPEFAPSEMYEIMRSCWDSNPFKRHSFSKVVERIEQQLSDTTKHIYLNFSSRFPVTMGQQVTSVDQGTQNANILCLNSVGSSNASTQPLLASASDDIFLGEMATGLRVHQV comes from the exons ATGGAATACCACTGGGTACTGTTTTCTATCTTGTTGCAGTTATCCATCCAAACAG GTAGCGCCAGACCCACCATCACCCCCAGAGGCCTCCACCTGGTCATTCCACTCAACATCCCCTTTAGCCTGCTTTGCCAGGGTGACCAGGTGGTGCAGTGGCAGCGGGAGGATCGCCCCAAACTGAGGGGCGAGGAGCGGACTAATGGGGCGTCAGTCCTGAAAATCCCCAGAGCTCAGCCTGGCCACATGGGCCGATACATCTGTCTGGAGGAGAGAACCGGAGAGCAGAGCTCTATCTACGTCTACGTCaaag ATCCTGATAATGTCTTTAGAAAGACCATTGTGTTCAGTATCCTGACTCGTGCGGGAGACAGTGCCTCCATCCCCTGCCTAGCAACCGACCCGAGAGTGGTCAACCTGCGCCTGGAGCCATGCCATGGCGGTGCCCTCCCTAATGGTCTCCACTATGCTGCCAGCCTGGAGCGGGGCATGGTTATCGATGACACTAAGAAGGCCTTTGAGGGCTGTTACATCTGCACTGGCAGACTGGGCGGTGCCCTCGTTAAATCACAGAACTATGATCTGACTGTGCGACCAG TCCCAGATGTGCCCCCTGTGATTGAGTTGCGTGGGCCCAAGAGGGTGGTCCTGACGCGGGGCCAAAATCTCACCCTGACCTGCAGCACCACCAACGTCAACGGAGACATCAAGCTGAAGTGGGCCGCTCCGCCGGGCACA CAACCGGCAGTGGAGAATGGCTCACGTATCCTGACTGAGCCCATCACACACGTCCGCAGCGCTACACTCCAAGTCAACTCTGTCGGGACACAGGATTCTGGGAGATATCGATGTGAGGGTCAGAATGAGAAGGGGATCAGCTCTGAGTCAATCTGGCTGGATGTCTATG ATAGAGGTTTCATCAACCTGGCTCCGTCAGATAACAGTtctgtgcgtgtgcgtgctgGGGAGAGTCTGTCCCTGCATCTGGACATGGAGGCCTATCCCAAACCACACACCTTCTCCTGGAGCTTCTCAGGCCAGCAGCTGAGGAACACCTCTGATCATGTCATCACCAAACAGAACCAccaatacag GTACAACAGTGAGCTCAGGCTGGTGCGTTTGAAAATGTCAGAGAGTGGAGTCTACACCTTTTATGCCTCCAATGGTGATGCAACAATCAATCAGTCATTTACGGTCTACGTTATCA GTAAACCAGAGATTGTATCTCATGATGGCCCAGTTGATGGACAGGTGCGATGTGTAGCTGAGGGATACCCTGCCCCACAGATCACCTGGTACTACTGTGAACAGCCTTATATGAG GTGCTCCAACCAGATGAACGCCACTCAGGAGGAGCAGGACATTGTCACAGTGACGTTGTTGAGTCCTTCCTTTGGGAAGACGGAGGTGGAGAGCAGGCTGAACATTACCACAGGAAGATTCCACACGCTGGAGTGTGTGGCCACCGTGGAGGGAGAGCAGGACTTCACACTGTTCTCTATCAGTG agagaacagttccCCATGAGCTCTTCACACCTCTGCTGATTGGCATAGTGTCAGCAACTGccctcctcatcctcatcctcatagTGCTCTTCTACAAGTACCTGCAG AAACCCAAATACCAGATCCAGTGGAAAGTCATTGAAGGTATCCACGGAAACAACTATGTGTATATTGACCCTACCCAGCTCCCATACGATCACGAGTGGGAGTTCCCCCGGGACAAACTGCGTTTCG GGAAAACTCTGGGCTCCGGAGCCTTCGGGAAGGTAGTGGAGGCTACTGCTTATGGGATGTCCAAAGCTGATACAGTGATGACAGTGGCGGTCAAAATGCTCAAAC CCAGTGCCCATGCCACTGAGAAGGAGgctctgatgtcagagctgaaaGTTCTCAGTTACCTGGGAAACCACATGAACATTGTCAACCTGCTGGGAGCCTGTACTGTTGGAG GCCCAACCCTGGTGATCACAGAGTATTGCTGCTTCGGTGACCTCCTCAACTttctgaggaggaagagggagacgtTCTTTTGTGACACGTTAGGGGAGGACTGCTACTACAGGAATGTCATGCTGCAGAGGGAGACAGCTCCAGCTGGGTCAGATGG AGACAGCAGGAATGGCTACATGGAAATGAGGCCTTCTGTCACTGGTGTCCTGCCCAATGGCTTCTCCTCAGAGAAGAGAATCTCGATACGCAAACCAG GTGGTTCCAGTAGTGAGCCTGATGTTGTGAGTGAGATGCTCCATgaggacagtctctctctggaCACTGAGGATCTGCTCAGCTTCTCCTATCAAGTGGCCAAAGGCATGGACTTCCTGGCTTCCAAGAAT tgcatCCACAGAGACCTGGCTGCCCGGAACATTCTGCTGACTCAGGGGCGAGTGGCAAAGATCTGTGACTTCGGCTTGGCCCGTGACATCACCACAGACTCCAACTATGTGGTCAAAGGCAAT GCTCGCCTCCCAGTCAAGTGGATGTCTCCAGAGAGCATCTTTGAATGTGTGTACACATTTGAGAGTGACGTATGGTCCTATGGCATCTTGCTCTGGGAAATCTTCTCACTCG GAAGCAGTCCATATCCTGGGATGCTTGTGGACTCAAAGTTCTACAAAATGATTAAGGAAGGATATAGAATGGATGCCCCAGAGTTTGCACCGAGtgaaat GTATGAGATAATGAGGTCGTGCTGGGACTCGAACCCCTTTAAGAGGCACTCCTTCAGCAAGGTGGTGGAGAGGATTGAACAACAGCTGTCAGACACCACCAAACAC atCTATCTGAACTTCAGCTCCAGGTTTCCGGTTACAATGGGGCAACAGGTTACCAGCGTGGACCAGGGGACGCAGAATGCCAACATCCTTTGCCTCAACTCTGTGGGCAGCAGCAACGCCTCCACTCAGCCCCTATTGGCCAGCGCCAGCGATGACATCTTTCTGGGGGAGATGGCCACCGGGCTCAGGGTCCACCAGGTGTAA
- the LOC106560270 gene encoding mast/stem cell growth factor receptor Kit isoform X2, with the protein MEHHWVLFSILLQLSFQTGSARPTITPRGLHLVIPLNIPFSLLCQGDQVVQWQREDRPKLRGEERTNGASVLKIPRAQPGHMGRYICLEERTGEQSSIYVYVKDPDNVFRKTIVFSILTRAGDSASIPCLATDPRVVNLRLEPCHGGALPNGLHYAASLERGMVIDDTKKAFEGCYICTGRLGGALVKSQNYDLTVRPVPDVPPVIELRGPKRVVLTRGQNLTLTCSTTNVNGDIKLKWAAPPGTDAVWASYPQQPAVENGSRILTEPITHVRSATLQVNSVGTQDSGRYRCEGQNEKGISSESIWLDVYDRGFINLAPSDNSSVRVRAGESLSLHLDMEAYPKPHTFSWSFSGQQLRNTSDHVITKQNHQYRYNSELRLVRLKMSESGVYTFYASNGDATINQSFTVYVISKPEIVSHDGPVDGQVRCVAEGYPAPQITWYYCEQPYMRCSNQMNATQEEQDIVTVTLLSPSFGKTEVESRLNITTGRFHTLECVATVEGEQDFTLFSISERTVPHELFTPLLIGIVSATALLILILIVLFYKYLQKPKYQIQWKVIEGIHGNNYVYIDPTQLPYDHEWEFPRDKLRFGKTLGSGAFGKVVEATAYGMSKADTVMTVAVKMLKPSAHATEKEALMSELKVLSYLGNHMNIVNLLGACTVGGPTLVITEYCCFGDLLNFLRRKRETFFCDTLGEDCYYRNVMLQRETAPAGSDGDSRNGYMEMRPSVTGVLPNGFSSEKRISIRKPGGSSSEPDVVSEMLHEDSLSLDTEDLLSFSYQVAKGMDFLASKNCIHRDLAARNILLTQGRVAKICDFGLARDITTDSNYVVKGNARLPVKWMSPESIFECVYTFESDVWSYGILLWEIFSLGSSPYPGMLVDSKFYKMIKEGYRMDAPEFAPSEMYEIMRSCWDSNPFKRHSFSKVVERIEQQLSDTTKHIYLNFSSRFPVTMGQQVTSVDQGTQNANILCLNSVGSSNASTQPLLASASDDIFLGEMATGLRVHQV; encoded by the exons ATGGAACACCACTGGGTACTGTTTTCTATCTTGTTGCAGTTATCCTTCCAAACAG GTAGCGCCAGACCCACCATCACCCCCAGAGGCCTCCACCTGGTCATTCCACTCAACATCCCCTTTAGCCTGCTTTGCCAGGGTGACCAGGTGGTGCAGTGGCAGCGGGAGGATCGCCCCAAACTGAGGGGCGAGGAGCGGACTAATGGGGCGTCAGTCCTGAAAATCCCCAGAGCTCAGCCTGGCCACATGGGCCGATACATCTGTCTGGAGGAGAGAACCGGAGAGCAGAGCTCTATCTACGTCTACGTCaaag ATCCTGATAATGTCTTTAGAAAGACCATTGTGTTCAGTATCCTGACTCGTGCGGGAGACAGTGCCTCCATCCCCTGCCTAGCAACCGACCCGAGAGTGGTCAACCTGCGCCTGGAGCCATGCCATGGCGGTGCCCTCCCTAATGGTCTCCACTATGCTGCCAGCCTGGAGCGGGGCATGGTTATCGATGACACTAAGAAGGCCTTTGAGGGCTGTTACATCTGCACTGGCAGACTGGGCGGTGCCCTCGTTAAATCACAGAACTATGATCTGACTGTGCGACCAG TCCCAGATGTGCCCCCTGTGATTGAGTTGCGTGGGCCCAAGAGGGTGGTCCTGACGCGGGGCCAAAATCTCACCCTGACCTGCAGCACCACCAACGTCAACGGAGACATCAAGCTGAAGTGGGCCGCTCCGCCGGGCACA GATGCCGTATGGGCTTCGTATCCACAGCAACCGGCAGTGGAGAATGGCTCACGTATCCTGACTGAGCCCATCACACACGTCCGCAGCGCTACACTCCAAGTCAACTCTGTCGGGACACAGGATTCTGGGAGATATCGATGTGAGGGTCAGAATGAGAAGGGGATCAGCTCTGAGTCAATCTGGCTGGATGTCTATG ATAGAGGTTTCATCAACCTGGCTCCGTCAGATAACAGTtctgtgcgtgtgcgtgctgGGGAGAGTCTGTCCCTGCATCTGGACATGGAGGCCTATCCCAAACCACACACCTTCTCCTGGAGCTTCTCAGGCCAGCAGCTGAGGAACACCTCTGATCATGTCATCACCAAACAGAACCAccaatacag GTACAACAGTGAGCTCAGGCTGGTGCGTTTGAAAATGTCAGAGAGTGGAGTCTACACCTTTTATGCCTCCAATGGTGATGCAACAATCAATCAGTCATTTACGGTCTACGTTATCA GTAAACCAGAGATTGTATCTCATGATGGCCCAGTTGATGGACAGGTGCGATGTGTAGCTGAGGGATACCCTGCCCCACAGATCACCTGGTACTACTGTGAACAGCCTTATATGAG GTGCTCCAACCAGATGAACGCCACTCAGGAGGAGCAGGACATTGTCACAGTGACGTTGTTGAGTCCTTCCTTTGGGAAGACGGAGGTGGAGAGCAGGCTGAACATTACCACAGGAAGATTCCACACGCTGGAGTGTGTGGCCACCGTGGAGGGAGAGCAGGACTTCACACTGTTCTCTATCAGTG agagaacagttccCCATGAGCTCTTCACACCTCTGCTGATTGGCATAGTGTCAGCAACTGccctcctcatcctcatcctcatagTGCTCTTCTACAAGTACCTGCAG AAACCCAAATACCAGATCCAGTGGAAAGTCATTGAAGGTATCCACGGAAACAACTATGTGTATATTGACCCTACCCAGCTCCCATACGATCACGAGTGGGAGTTCCCCCGGGACAAACTGCGTTTCG GGAAAACTCTGGGCTCCGGAGCCTTCGGGAAGGTAGTGGAGGCTACTGCTTATGGGATGTCCAAAGCTGATACAGTGATGACAGTGGCGGTCAAAATGCTCAAAC CCAGTGCCCATGCCACTGAGAAGGAGgctctgatgtcagagctgaaaGTTCTCAGTTACCTGGGAAACCACATGAACATTGTCAACCTGCTGGGAGCCTGTACTGTTGGAG GCCCAACCCTGGTGATCACAGAGTATTGCTGCTTCGGTGACCTCCTCAACTttctgaggaggaagagggagacgtTCTTTTGTGACACGTTAGGGGAGGACTGCTACTACAGGAATGTCATGCTGCAGAGGGAGACAGCTCCAGCTGGGTCAGATGG AGACAGCAGGAATGGCTACATGGAAATGAGGCCTTCTGTCACTGGTGTCCTGCCCAATGGCTTCTCCTCAGAGAAGAGAATCTCGATACGCAAACCAG GTGGTTCCAGTAGTGAGCCTGATGTTGTGAGTGAGATGCTCCATgaggacagtctctctctggaCACTGAGGATCTGCTCAGCTTCTCCTATCAAGTGGCCAAAGGCATGGACTTCCTGGCTTCCAAGAAT tgcatCCACAGAGACCTGGCTGCCCGGAACATTCTGCTGACTCAGGGGCGAGTGGCAAAGATCTGTGACTTCGGCTTGGCCCGTGACATCACCACAGACTCCAACTATGTGGTCAAAGGCAAT GCTCGCCTCCCAGTCAAGTGGATGTCTCCAGAGAGCATCTTTGAATGTGTGTACACATTTGAGAGTGACGTATGGTCCTATGGCATCTTGCTCTGGGAAATCTTCTCACTCG GAAGCAGTCCATATCCTGGGATGCTTGTGGACTCAAAGTTCTACAAAATGATTAAGGAAGGATATAGAATGGATGCCCCAGAGTTTGCACCGAGtgaaat GTATGAGATAATGAGGTCGTGCTGGGACTCGAACCCCTTTAAGAGGCACTCCTTCAGCAAGGTGGTGGAGAGGATTGAACAACAGCTGTCAGACACCACCAAACAC atCTATCTGAACTTCAGCTCCAGGTTTCCGGTTACAATGGGGCAACAGGTTACCAGCGTGGACCAGGGGACGCAGAATGCCAACATCCTTTGCCTCAACTCTGTGGGCAGCAGCAACGCCTCCACTCAGCCCCTATTGGCCAGCGCCAGCGATGACATCTTTCTGGGGGAGATGGCCACCGGGCTCAGGGTCCACCAGGTGTAA
- the LOC106560270 gene encoding mast/stem cell growth factor receptor Kit isoform X1, with the protein MEYHWVLFSILLQLSIQTGSARPTITPRGLHLVIPLNIPFSLLCQGDQVVQWQREDRPKLRGEERTNGASVLKIPRAQPGHMGRYICLEERTGEQSSIYVYVKDPDNVFRKTIVFSILTRAGDSASIPCLATDPRVVNLRLEPCHGGALPNGLHYAASLERGMVIDDTKKAFEGCYICTGRLGGALVKSQNYDLTVRPVPDVPPVIELRGPKRVVLTRGQNLTLTCSTTNVNGDIKLKWAAPPGTDAVWASYPQQPAVENGSRILTEPITHVRSATLQVNSVGTQDSGRYRCEGQNEKGISSESIWLDVYDRGFINLAPSDNSSVRVRAGESLSLHLDMEAYPKPHTFSWSFSGQQLRNTSDHVITKQNHQYRYNSELRLVRLKMSESGVYTFYASNGDATINQSFTVYVISKPEIVSHDGPVDGQVRCVAEGYPAPQITWYYCEQPYMRCSNQMNATQEEQDIVTVTLLSPSFGKTEVESRLNITTGRFHTLECVATVEGEQDFTLFSISERTVPHELFTPLLIGIVSATALLILILIVLFYKYLQKPKYQIQWKVIEGIHGNNYVYIDPTQLPYDHEWEFPRDKLRFGKTLGSGAFGKVVEATAYGMSKADTVMTVAVKMLKPSAHATEKEALMSELKVLSYLGNHMNIVNLLGACTVGGPTLVITEYCCFGDLLNFLRRKRETFFCDTLGEDCYYRNVMLQRETAPAGSDGDSRNGYMEMRPSVTGVLPNGFSSEKRISIRKPGGSSSEPDVVSEMLHEDSLSLDTEDLLSFSYQVAKGMDFLASKNCIHRDLAARNILLTQGRVAKICDFGLARDITTDSNYVVKGNARLPVKWMSPESIFECVYTFESDVWSYGILLWEIFSLGSSPYPGMLVDSKFYKMIKEGYRMDAPEFAPSEMYEIMRSCWDSNPFKRHSFSKVVERIEQQLSDTTKHIYLNFSSRFPVTMGQQVTSVDQGTQNANILCLNSVGSSNASTQPLLASASDDIFLGEMATGLRVHQV; encoded by the exons ATGGAATACCACTGGGTACTGTTTTCTATCTTGTTGCAGTTATCCATCCAAACAG GTAGCGCCAGACCCACCATCACCCCCAGAGGCCTCCACCTGGTCATTCCACTCAACATCCCCTTTAGCCTGCTTTGCCAGGGTGACCAGGTGGTGCAGTGGCAGCGGGAGGATCGCCCCAAACTGAGGGGCGAGGAGCGGACTAATGGGGCGTCAGTCCTGAAAATCCCCAGAGCTCAGCCTGGCCACATGGGCCGATACATCTGTCTGGAGGAGAGAACCGGAGAGCAGAGCTCTATCTACGTCTACGTCaaag ATCCTGATAATGTCTTTAGAAAGACCATTGTGTTCAGTATCCTGACTCGTGCGGGAGACAGTGCCTCCATCCCCTGCCTAGCAACCGACCCGAGAGTGGTCAACCTGCGCCTGGAGCCATGCCATGGCGGTGCCCTCCCTAATGGTCTCCACTATGCTGCCAGCCTGGAGCGGGGCATGGTTATCGATGACACTAAGAAGGCCTTTGAGGGCTGTTACATCTGCACTGGCAGACTGGGCGGTGCCCTCGTTAAATCACAGAACTATGATCTGACTGTGCGACCAG TCCCAGATGTGCCCCCTGTGATTGAGTTGCGTGGGCCCAAGAGGGTGGTCCTGACGCGGGGCCAAAATCTCACCCTGACCTGCAGCACCACCAACGTCAACGGAGACATCAAGCTGAAGTGGGCCGCTCCGCCGGGCACA GATGCCGTATGGGCTTCGTATCCACAGCAACCGGCAGTGGAGAATGGCTCACGTATCCTGACTGAGCCCATCACACACGTCCGCAGCGCTACACTCCAAGTCAACTCTGTCGGGACACAGGATTCTGGGAGATATCGATGTGAGGGTCAGAATGAGAAGGGGATCAGCTCTGAGTCAATCTGGCTGGATGTCTATG ATAGAGGTTTCATCAACCTGGCTCCGTCAGATAACAGTtctgtgcgtgtgcgtgctgGGGAGAGTCTGTCCCTGCATCTGGACATGGAGGCCTATCCCAAACCACACACCTTCTCCTGGAGCTTCTCAGGCCAGCAGCTGAGGAACACCTCTGATCATGTCATCACCAAACAGAACCAccaatacag GTACAACAGTGAGCTCAGGCTGGTGCGTTTGAAAATGTCAGAGAGTGGAGTCTACACCTTTTATGCCTCCAATGGTGATGCAACAATCAATCAGTCATTTACGGTCTACGTTATCA GTAAACCAGAGATTGTATCTCATGATGGCCCAGTTGATGGACAGGTGCGATGTGTAGCTGAGGGATACCCTGCCCCACAGATCACCTGGTACTACTGTGAACAGCCTTATATGAG GTGCTCCAACCAGATGAACGCCACTCAGGAGGAGCAGGACATTGTCACAGTGACGTTGTTGAGTCCTTCCTTTGGGAAGACGGAGGTGGAGAGCAGGCTGAACATTACCACAGGAAGATTCCACACGCTGGAGTGTGTGGCCACCGTGGAGGGAGAGCAGGACTTCACACTGTTCTCTATCAGTG agagaacagttccCCATGAGCTCTTCACACCTCTGCTGATTGGCATAGTGTCAGCAACTGccctcctcatcctcatcctcatagTGCTCTTCTACAAGTACCTGCAG AAACCCAAATACCAGATCCAGTGGAAAGTCATTGAAGGTATCCACGGAAACAACTATGTGTATATTGACCCTACCCAGCTCCCATACGATCACGAGTGGGAGTTCCCCCGGGACAAACTGCGTTTCG GGAAAACTCTGGGCTCCGGAGCCTTCGGGAAGGTAGTGGAGGCTACTGCTTATGGGATGTCCAAAGCTGATACAGTGATGACAGTGGCGGTCAAAATGCTCAAAC CCAGTGCCCATGCCACTGAGAAGGAGgctctgatgtcagagctgaaaGTTCTCAGTTACCTGGGAAACCACATGAACATTGTCAACCTGCTGGGAGCCTGTACTGTTGGAG GCCCAACCCTGGTGATCACAGAGTATTGCTGCTTCGGTGACCTCCTCAACTttctgaggaggaagagggagacgtTCTTTTGTGACACGTTAGGGGAGGACTGCTACTACAGGAATGTCATGCTGCAGAGGGAGACAGCTCCAGCTGGGTCAGATGG AGACAGCAGGAATGGCTACATGGAAATGAGGCCTTCTGTCACTGGTGTCCTGCCCAATGGCTTCTCCTCAGAGAAGAGAATCTCGATACGCAAACCAG GTGGTTCCAGTAGTGAGCCTGATGTTGTGAGTGAGATGCTCCATgaggacagtctctctctggaCACTGAGGATCTGCTCAGCTTCTCCTATCAAGTGGCCAAAGGCATGGACTTCCTGGCTTCCAAGAAT tgcatCCACAGAGACCTGGCTGCCCGGAACATTCTGCTGACTCAGGGGCGAGTGGCAAAGATCTGTGACTTCGGCTTGGCCCGTGACATCACCACAGACTCCAACTATGTGGTCAAAGGCAAT GCTCGCCTCCCAGTCAAGTGGATGTCTCCAGAGAGCATCTTTGAATGTGTGTACACATTTGAGAGTGACGTATGGTCCTATGGCATCTTGCTCTGGGAAATCTTCTCACTCG GAAGCAGTCCATATCCTGGGATGCTTGTGGACTCAAAGTTCTACAAAATGATTAAGGAAGGATATAGAATGGATGCCCCAGAGTTTGCACCGAGtgaaat GTATGAGATAATGAGGTCGTGCTGGGACTCGAACCCCTTTAAGAGGCACTCCTTCAGCAAGGTGGTGGAGAGGATTGAACAACAGCTGTCAGACACCACCAAACAC atCTATCTGAACTTCAGCTCCAGGTTTCCGGTTACAATGGGGCAACAGGTTACCAGCGTGGACCAGGGGACGCAGAATGCCAACATCCTTTGCCTCAACTCTGTGGGCAGCAGCAACGCCTCCACTCAGCCCCTATTGGCCAGCGCCAGCGATGACATCTTTCTGGGGGAGATGGCCACCGGGCTCAGGGTCCACCAGGTGTAA